A genome region from Gemmatimonadota bacterium includes the following:
- a CDS encoding arsenate reductase ArsC, producing the protein MAQGLFSHLSNGTYDAYSAGVSPTTVNPLAICAMREIGIDISHHTSDSIEQYLNRDFDLVITVCDNAQENCPIFPGTKNTRHWPFEDPADARGTEEERMRVFRKVRDEIRDKIANFLQKRKASK; encoded by the coding sequence ATGGCGCAAGGACTATTTAGCCATCTGAGCAATGGCACCTACGACGCCTATAGCGCAGGCGTTAGCCCTACAACAGTCAACCCACTGGCCATTTGCGCCATGCGTGAAATCGGCATCGACATATCCCACCACACATCCGACAGCATCGAACAATATCTCAATCGAGACTTTGACCTCGTCATCACCGTTTGCGACAACGCCCAAGAAAATTGTCCCATCTTCCCGGGCACCAAAAACACGCGACACTGGCCCTTTGAAGACCCCGCCGATGCCCGGGGAACAGAAGAAGAGCGAATGCGCGTATTCCGCAAAGTGCGCGACGAAATACGCGACAAAATCGCAAACTTCCTCCAAAAAAG